One Pseudomonas rhizophila DNA window includes the following coding sequences:
- the ptsP gene encoding phosphoenolpyruvate--protein phosphotransferase: MLELTLEQISMAQTAVDKDAALQLLADKLVADGLVAEGYLAGLQAREAQGSTFLGQGIAIPHGTPQTRDLVYSTGVRLLQFPDGVDWGDGQIVYLAIGIAAKSDEHLRLLQLLTRALGETDLGQALRRAGSAEALLKLLQGAPQELALDAQMIGLGVSADDFEELVWRGARLLRQADCVSNGFAGVLQQVEALPLGDGLWWLHSEQTVKRPGLAFVTPDKPIRYLGQPLSGLFCLASLGEAHQALLERLCALLIEGRGHELGRATSSRKVLEVLGGELPADWPSARIGLANAHGLHARPAKILAQLAKSFEGEIRVRIVDGQDSAVSVKSLSKLLSLGARRGQVLEFIAEPSIAADALPALLAAIEEGLGEEVEPLPPPSAPQQTTMAEVAAVVLAPESGSLIQAVAAAPGIAIGPAHIQVLQAFEYPLRGESAAIERERLQNALNQVRRDIEGLVERAKAKAIREIFITHQEMLDDPALTDEVDTRLKLGESAQAAWMGVIEAAAKEQEALQDALLAERAADLRDVGRRVLAQLCGVETPSEPEQPYILVMDEVGPSDVARLDPARVAGILTARGGATAHSAIVARALGIPALVGAGAAVLLLAPGTSLLLDGQRGRLHVDPDAPTLQRATEERDTREQRLKVAAEQRHQPALTRDGHAVEVFANIGESAGVTSAVEQGAEGIGLLRTELIFMAHTQAPDEATQEAEYRKVLDGLAGRPLVVRTLDVGGDKPLPYWPIAKEENPFLGVRGIRLTLQRPQVMEAQLRALLRSADNRPLRIMFPMVGSVDEWRQARDMTERLRLEIPVADLQLGIMIEVPSAALLAPVLAKEVDFFSVGTNDLTQYTLAIDRGHPTLSAQADGLHPAVLQLIDITVRAAHAHGKWVGVCGELAADPLAVPVLVGLGVDELSVSARSIAEVKARVREVSLAQVKILAQEALAVGSANDVRALVEAL, translated from the coding sequence ATGCTCGAGCTCACTCTAGAGCAGATATCCATGGCCCAGACGGCTGTGGATAAAGACGCCGCGCTGCAATTGCTCGCTGACAAACTGGTGGCCGATGGCCTTGTAGCCGAGGGTTACCTGGCCGGCTTGCAGGCTCGCGAGGCCCAGGGCTCGACCTTTCTTGGCCAAGGTATTGCCATCCCCCACGGCACCCCGCAAACCCGCGATCTTGTGTACTCCACCGGTGTGCGTCTGTTGCAGTTCCCCGACGGTGTGGACTGGGGTGACGGTCAGATCGTTTACCTGGCGATCGGTATCGCGGCCAAGTCCGACGAACACTTGCGTCTTTTGCAACTGCTGACCCGCGCCCTCGGCGAGACCGACCTGGGCCAGGCCCTGCGCCGCGCAGGTTCGGCCGAAGCGCTGTTGAAGCTGCTGCAAGGCGCGCCACAGGAACTGGCCTTGGATGCGCAGATGATCGGCCTCGGCGTGTCGGCCGACGATTTCGAAGAGCTGGTCTGGCGCGGTGCCCGTCTGCTGCGCCAGGCCGACTGTGTGAGCAACGGCTTTGCTGGAGTGTTGCAGCAGGTCGAGGCGCTGCCATTGGGCGATGGCCTGTGGTGGCTGCACAGCGAACAGACGGTCAAGCGTCCGGGCCTGGCCTTCGTCACGCCGGACAAGCCCATCCGTTACCTCGGTCAGCCCTTGAGCGGTCTGTTCTGTCTCGCCAGCCTCGGCGAGGCTCACCAGGCTTTGCTCGAAAGGCTCTGCGCGTTGTTGATCGAAGGCCGCGGCCATGAACTGGGTCGCGCCACCAGCAGCCGCAAGGTGCTGGAAGTGTTGGGCGGCGAACTGCCCGCCGATTGGCCCAGCGCCCGCATCGGTCTGGCCAATGCCCATGGTTTGCACGCGCGTCCGGCGAAGATCCTCGCGCAACTGGCGAAAAGCTTCGAAGGCGAGATCCGCGTGCGCATCGTCGACGGCCAGGACAGCGCCGTGTCGGTCAAGAGCCTGAGCAAATTGCTGAGCCTGGGCGCTCGTCGCGGCCAGGTCCTGGAGTTCATCGCCGAACCGAGCATCGCCGCTGACGCCTTGCCGGCGCTGCTGGCCGCCATCGAAGAGGGCCTTGGCGAAGAAGTCGAGCCGCTGCCGCCACCGAGTGCGCCACAGCAAACCACCATGGCCGAGGTTGCTGCCGTCGTGCTGGCGCCCGAATCCGGCAGCTTGATCCAGGCCGTTGCCGCCGCTCCGGGCATTGCCATCGGCCCGGCCCACATCCAGGTGTTGCAGGCCTTCGAGTATCCATTGCGCGGCGAATCAGCGGCCATCGAGCGTGAGCGCCTGCAAAACGCCTTGAACCAAGTGCGCCGCGACATCGAAGGTCTGGTCGAACGCGCCAAGGCCAAGGCCATCCGCGAAATCTTTATCACCCATCAGGAGATGCTCGACGACCCGGCGCTGACCGATGAGGTCGACACTCGATTGAAGCTGGGCGAGAGCGCGCAAGCGGCGTGGATGGGCGTGATCGAAGCGGCTGCCAAAGAACAGGAAGCGCTGCAGGACGCACTGCTCGCCGAACGTGCCGCCGACCTGCGGGACGTCGGTCGGCGTGTGCTGGCGCAGTTGTGCGGCGTCGAAACCCCGAGCGAACCCGAGCAACCTTACATTCTGGTGATGGACGAGGTTGGCCCATCCGACGTCGCCCGTCTGGACCCCGCCCGCGTAGCGGGGATTCTCACCGCGCGCGGCGGCGCCACCGCCCACAGTGCCATTGTCGCCCGAGCCCTGGGGATCCCGGCGCTGGTGGGGGCCGGTGCGGCGGTGTTGCTGCTGGCGCCGGGCACTTCACTGTTGTTGGACGGCCAGCGCGGTCGCCTGCACGTGGACCCCGACGCGCCCACGCTGCAACGGGCCACCGAAGAGCGCGACACCCGCGAGCAACGTCTCAAGGTCGCTGCCGAACAACGTCATCAACCGGCGCTGACCCGTGACGGTCATGCCGTGGAAGTGTTCGCCAACATCGGCGAGAGCGCCGGGGTCACCAGTGCGGTGGAGCAGGGCGCCGAAGGCATTGGCCTGTTGCGCACCGAACTGATTTTCATGGCTCATACCCAGGCTCCCGATGAAGCGACTCAGGAAGCCGAATACCGCAAGGTGCTCGATGGCCTGGCCGGGCGACCGCTGGTGGTGCGTACCCTCGATGTGGGCGGCGACAAACCGCTGCCGTACTGGCCGATCGCGAAAGAGGAAAACCCGTTTCTCGGCGTGCGAGGCATTCGCCTGACCTTGCAACGTCCGCAGGTCATGGAAGCGCAATTGCGCGCCTTGTTGCGTTCTGCCGACAACCGTCCGTTGCGGATCATGTTCCCGATGGTGGGCAGCGTCGATGAGTGGCGTCAGGCCCGGGACATGACCGAGCGCCTGCGCCTGGAGATCCCGGTGGCGGACCTGCAACTGGGGATCATGATCGAGGTGCCGTCCGCGGCATTGCTGGCGCCGGTGCTGGCCAAGGAAGTCGACTTCTTCAGTGTCGGCACCAACGACCTGACGCAATACACCCTGGCCATTGACCGCGGTCACCCAACCCTTTCGGCTCAGGCTGACGGCCTGCACCCGGCGGTGCTGCAACTGATCGACATCACCGTGCGTGCCGCCCATGCGCATGGCAAGTGGGTCGGCGTGTGCGGTGAGCTGGCGGCCGACCCTTTGGCGGTGCCGGTGCTGGTGGGCCTGGGCGTAGACGAGCTGAGTGTTTCGGCACGCAGCATTGCCGAGGTCAAGGCGCGGGTACGCGAAGTGAGCCTGGCGCAGGTAAAAATCCTCGCCCAAGAGGCCTTGGCCGTGGGCAGCGCCAATGACGTGCGCGCATTAGTGGAGGCGCTGTAA
- the pfkB gene encoding 1-phosphofructokinase, giving the protein MAKILTLTLNPALDLTVELARLEPGQVNRSDAMHSHAAGKGVNVAQVLADLGHTVTVSGFLGEDNAQAFETLFAQRGFVDAFIRVPGETRSNIKLAEQDGRITDLNGPGPVVDDAAQQALLERLEHIAPGHDAVVVAGSLPRGVSPQWLQALIIRLKALGLNVALDTSGEALRVALAAGPWLIKPNTEELADALGCDVVSEFAQAEAAQRLHAQGIEHVVISHGADGVNWFSVGSALHASPPSVTVASTVGAGDSLLAGMLHGLLSADTPQQTLRTATAIAAMAVTQIGFGIHDTALLASLEQGVRVRPLTEQ; this is encoded by the coding sequence ATGGCCAAGATCCTTACCCTGACCCTCAACCCGGCGCTCGACCTCACGGTGGAACTGGCGCGCCTGGAACCCGGTCAGGTCAACCGCAGCGATGCCATGCACAGCCACGCCGCCGGCAAGGGCGTGAACGTGGCCCAGGTGCTGGCTGACCTCGGCCACACTGTGACCGTCAGTGGCTTTCTCGGTGAAGACAACGCCCAGGCATTCGAAACGCTGTTCGCCCAGCGCGGTTTTGTCGACGCCTTTATTCGCGTCCCAGGGGAGACCCGCAGCAACATCAAGCTGGCCGAGCAGGACGGACGCATCACCGACCTCAACGGTCCAGGCCCGGTGGTTGATGACGCCGCGCAGCAAGCGTTGCTTGAGCGACTGGAACACATCGCCCCGGGCCACGATGCCGTGGTAGTGGCGGGCAGCCTGCCCCGGGGCGTCAGCCCGCAATGGTTGCAGGCGCTGATCATTCGCTTGAAGGCACTGGGCTTGAACGTGGCCCTCGACACCAGCGGCGAAGCCTTGCGCGTCGCCCTCGCGGCGGGGCCGTGGCTGATCAAGCCAAACACCGAGGAACTGGCCGATGCGCTGGGTTGCGACGTGGTGAGCGAATTTGCCCAGGCGGAAGCGGCGCAACGATTGCACGCCCAAGGCATCGAGCATGTGGTGATTTCCCACGGCGCCGACGGCGTGAACTGGTTCAGTGTCGGTTCGGCGCTGCATGCCTCGCCGCCCAGCGTCACTGTCGCCAGCACCGTGGGGGCCGGCGATTCGCTGCTGGCCGGCATGCTGCATGGCCTGCTCAGCGCCGATACGCCGCAACAGACCCTGCGCACCGCCACGGCCATCGCCGCCATGGCCGTGACGCAGATCGGTTTTGGCATCCATGACACCGCGTTGCTGGCGTCGCTTGAACAGGGCGTGCGCGTGCGCCCCCTGACCGAACAATAA
- a CDS encoding PTS fructose-like transporter subunit IIB produces the protein MKLAIVTACPNGMVTSVLCARLLDAAAQRQGWSTSVEVHDAAHPERQLSAATLEAAEWVLLVASGPVDMSRFVGKRLFRSTPAQALQDVDSVLRRGAEEAKVFVESDVLEEAPAVSAERAPRLVAITACPTGVAHTFMAAEALQQAAKKLGYDLQVETQGSVGARNPLSPEAIAEADVVLLATDIEVATERFAGKKIYRCGTGIALKQAEATLNKALAEGRQESASGGASAAAKTEKTGVYKHLLTGVSFMLPMVVAGGLLIALSFVFGITAFKEPGTLAAALMQIGGDTAFKLMVPLLAGYIAYSIADRPGLAPGMIGGMLASTLGAGFIGGIIAGFLAGYAAKAINRYARLPQSLEALKPILIIPLLASLFTGLVMIYIVGKPVAGMLDGLTHFLDSMGTTNAILLGVLLGAMMCVDLGGPINKAAYAFSVGLLASQSYAPMAAAMAAGMVPPIGLGIATFIARRKFAQTEREAGKAALVLGLCFISEGAIPFAAKDPLRVIPASIAGGALTGALSMYFGCKLMAPHGGLFVMLIPNAINHALLYLLAIVAGSLLTAVSYALLKRPEVVEMALEPAKA, from the coding sequence ATGAAATTAGCCATTGTGACGGCCTGCCCGAACGGCATGGTCACCAGTGTGTTGTGCGCCCGCCTGCTGGACGCGGCAGCCCAGCGCCAGGGTTGGAGCACCAGCGTGGAAGTCCATGACGCGGCCCATCCGGAGCGCCAATTATCGGCGGCGACCCTGGAAGCGGCCGAGTGGGTGTTGCTGGTAGCCAGCGGCCCGGTGGATATGTCGCGGTTCGTCGGCAAACGTCTGTTCCGCAGCACCCCGGCCCAGGCCCTGCAGGATGTCGATTCGGTGCTGCGTCGCGGCGCCGAAGAGGCCAAGGTTTTTGTCGAGTCGGATGTGCTGGAAGAGGCACCTGCGGTTTCGGCTGAGCGGGCTCCTCGTCTGGTCGCCATCACTGCTTGCCCAACCGGCGTGGCCCATACCTTCATGGCCGCCGAGGCGTTGCAGCAGGCAGCGAAGAAGCTCGGTTACGACTTGCAAGTGGAAACCCAGGGCTCGGTGGGCGCCCGCAATCCGTTGAGCCCCGAGGCCATCGCCGAGGCCGACGTGGTGTTGCTGGCCACCGACATCGAAGTCGCCACCGAGCGTTTTGCCGGCAAGAAAATCTATCGCTGCGGCACCGGCATTGCCTTGAAGCAGGCCGAAGCCACCCTGAACAAGGCGCTTGCCGAAGGCCGCCAGGAAAGCGCGTCGGGCGGTGCCAGTGCTGCGGCAAAAACGGAGAAGACCGGTGTCTATAAGCACCTGCTGACCGGCGTGTCGTTCATGTTGCCGATGGTGGTGGCCGGTGGTCTGTTGATCGCCTTGTCGTTCGTGTTTGGCATTACCGCGTTCAAGGAGCCCGGCACGCTGGCGGCGGCGCTGATGCAGATCGGCGGTGACACCGCGTTCAAACTGATGGTGCCGTTGCTGGCCGGCTACATCGCCTATTCCATCGCCGACCGTCCCGGCCTGGCGCCCGGCATGATCGGCGGGATGCTCGCAAGCACCTTGGGCGCGGGGTTCATCGGCGGGATCATCGCCGGTTTCCTGGCCGGTTACGCGGCCAAGGCGATCAACCGCTACGCGCGCCTGCCCCAGAGCCTGGAAGCGCTCAAGCCGATCCTGATCATCCCGCTGCTGGCGAGCCTGTTTACCGGTCTGGTGATGATCTACATCGTCGGCAAACCGGTGGCGGGCATGCTGGATGGCCTGACCCATTTCCTCGACAGCATGGGCACCACCAACGCGATTCTGTTGGGTGTTTTGCTGGGGGCGATGATGTGTGTCGACCTTGGCGGGCCGATCAACAAGGCCGCCTATGCGTTTTCCGTGGGACTGCTGGCGTCGCAAAGTTATGCACCGATGGCGGCGGCCATGGCCGCTGGCATGGTGCCGCCGATTGGCCTGGGCATCGCAACCTTTATCGCCCGTCGCAAGTTTGCCCAGACCGAACGCGAGGCCGGTAAAGCGGCGCTGGTGCTGGGGCTGTGCTTCATCTCCGAAGGGGCGATTCCGTTCGCCGCCAAGGACCCGTTGCGGGTGATCCCGGCCAGCATCGCCGGCGGCGCACTGACCGGTGCGCTGTCGATGTACTTCGGCTGCAAACTGATGGCGCCTCACGGTGGGCTGTTCGTGATGCTGATCCCCAATGCCATCAACCATGCGTTGTTGTATTTGCTGGCGATCGTGGCGGGGAGCCTGCTGACGGCGGTGTCCTATGCGCTGCTCAAGCGGCCGGAAGTGGTGGAGATGGCGTTGGAGCCGGCCAAGGCCTGA
- a CDS encoding alkaline phosphatase D family protein — MSEFDLGRRRVMQAVGAGLLLPGLAPAVIASVKDRPVLTDGVQSGDLQGDRAMIWSRCDRPARMVVEWDTRSQLPNPRRFVSPLVDSRSDFTARVELTGLPPDQAIFYRVHFEDAQTGVASEPWLGHLRSVPQFKRNIRFVWSGDTVGQGFGINLDIGGMRIYEAMRLRLPDFFIHSGDTIYADGPVPAQITTEGGRIWRNLTTEAKSKVAETLDEYRGNYRYNLMDENVRRFNAEVPQIWQWDDHEVVNNWSPGKQLDERYQTKDIHSLVGRARQAWLEYAPMRLQKADGGGRIYRKLAYGPMLDVFVLDMRSYREANDANLGGAKPFLGREQLDWLKGELKQSRAQWKVIAADMPIGLGVPDGEVSPGVSRWEAVANGDPGPAQGRELEIAELLGYLRKHQVRNYVWLTADVHYCAAHHYHPEQAAFQDFEPFWEFVAGPLNAGSFGPNPLDKTFGPEVVFQKAPPAQNTSPFAGYQFFGEVNIDGQSGEMSVVLRDLEGVAVFEKKLQPV; from the coding sequence ATGAGCGAATTTGACCTAGGCCGTCGCCGTGTGATGCAAGCCGTGGGGGCGGGGTTGTTGTTGCCGGGGCTGGCGCCGGCGGTGATTGCCTCAGTCAAGGATCGCCCGGTGCTCACCGATGGCGTGCAGTCTGGCGATTTGCAGGGCGACCGGGCGATGATCTGGAGCCGCTGCGACCGCCCGGCCCGGATGGTGGTGGAATGGGACACCCGCAGCCAGTTGCCCAACCCGCGGCGTTTTGTCTCGCCACTGGTTGACAGCCGCAGCGATTTTACCGCTCGGGTCGAGCTCACCGGGCTGCCGCCTGACCAGGCAATTTTCTACCGCGTGCATTTTGAAGACGCCCAGACCGGTGTCGCCAGTGAGCCCTGGCTCGGTCACCTGCGCAGCGTGCCGCAGTTCAAGCGCAACATCCGGTTTGTCTGGAGCGGCGACACCGTCGGCCAGGGCTTCGGGATCAACCTGGATATTGGCGGCATGCGCATCTACGAAGCCATGCGTTTGCGCCTGCCGGATTTTTTTATCCACAGCGGCGACACCATCTACGCGGACGGTCCGGTGCCGGCGCAGATCACCACCGAAGGCGGGCGCATCTGGCGCAACCTCACCACTGAAGCCAAGAGCAAGGTCGCCGAGACTCTGGACGAGTATCGTGGCAACTACCGCTACAACCTGATGGACGAGAACGTGCGCCGCTTCAACGCCGAAGTGCCGCAGATCTGGCAATGGGACGATCATGAGGTGGTCAACAACTGGTCGCCGGGCAAGCAACTGGATGAACGTTACCAGACCAAGGATATCCACAGTCTTGTTGGCCGTGCGCGGCAGGCCTGGCTGGAATACGCCCCCATGCGCTTGCAGAAGGCCGACGGCGGCGGGCGGATCTACCGCAAGCTCGCTTACGGGCCGATGCTGGATGTGTTCGTGCTGGACATGCGCAGCTACCGCGAAGCCAACGACGCCAACCTCGGCGGGGCCAAACCCTTTCTCGGTCGCGAGCAGTTGGACTGGCTCAAGGGCGAATTGAAGCAGTCCCGTGCCCAGTGGAAAGTCATTGCTGCCGACATGCCCATCGGCCTGGGTGTGCCCGACGGCGAAGTCAGCCCCGGCGTGTCGCGTTGGGAAGCGGTCGCCAACGGTGATCCGGGGCCGGCCCAGGGCCGTGAGCTGGAGATCGCCGAGTTGCTCGGCTACCTGCGCAAGCATCAGGTGCGCAACTACGTCTGGCTCACCGCTGACGTGCACTATTGCGCCGCCCACCATTACCACCCGGAACAGGCCGCGTTCCAGGATTTCGAACCCTTCTGGGAGTTTGTCGCCGGGCCGTTGAACGCCGGCAGCTTCGGGCCCAATCCTCTGGACAAGACGTTCGGTCCCGAAGTGGTGTTCCAGAAAGCCCCCCCGGCGCAGAACACGTCGCCGTTTGCCGGATACCAGTTCTTTGGCGAGGTGAACATCGACGGCCAGAGCGGGGAGATGAGCGTGGTGTTGCGGGATCTGGAGGGCGTGGCAGTGTTCGAGAAGAAGTTGCAGCCGGTCTGA
- a CDS encoding PepSY domain-containing protein, with the protein MFKKTLFQLHWFFGISAGLVLAFMGITGAAVSFQDEILRALNPQVLMVPKQPEGVLPPAELVQQIEAASGKTVAMLWVETESGHAARAIFAAPPGEKRGPMRYFNPYNAQFMGDVVGQDLFALILRLHRVLALEDVGRQITGACTLILVFFCLSGLYLRWPRQWKSWRAWLTLDWAKKGRSFNWDLHSVAGTWCLAFYLLAALTGLTWSYDWYNKGVTHLLSDSPEEERVRNRGPAPSGPPPVADYRAMWSSIYSAAGPGLIAYNVRMPPVAGQPATVFYLLKNSPHDRALNQLILDPATGVISGHSRYSDKSLKAQLLTSVYALHIGSYFGLIGRILVTVAALTMPLFFITGWLLYLDRRRKKRQIKNARQELGANRSDAPAWLIGFASQSGFAEQLAWQTAGQLQAAGLPVKVQPLAGVSEQELSNCSHALFVVSTFGDGEGPDSARGFERNVLGRAMSLERLQYSVLGLGDRQYENFCGFARRLHTWLSEHGGKTLFAPVEVDSGDPYALRHWQQQLAELTGQAPLDTWQAPSFENWTLHQRTLLNPESSGSGVYLLGLTAPGPSSWLAGDLVEILPRNDLSAIDHFLEGLGIAGVARVQVDGLPQRLDQALANRQLPENRAHLVGMHAQALVDALAPLALREYSIASIAADGLLELIVRQERHADGNLGIGSGWLTEHAPLGSAISLRVRRNSGFHLPPQGVPMILLGNGTGLAGLRSLLKARVAEGMQRNWLLFGERQREHDFHCRDELQEWVTSGDLERLDLAFSRDQEQKIYVQDRLRESSALLKQWLADGAAIYVCGSLQGMASGVDQVLNDVLGAAAVERLIEQGRYRRDVY; encoded by the coding sequence GTGTTTAAGAAAACCCTGTTCCAGTTGCACTGGTTTTTCGGCATCAGCGCCGGGCTGGTCCTGGCGTTTATGGGCATTACCGGTGCCGCGGTGTCGTTTCAGGACGAAATCCTGCGGGCGTTGAACCCCCAGGTGTTGATGGTCCCGAAACAACCGGAAGGCGTCCTGCCGCCTGCCGAGCTGGTGCAACAGATCGAGGCCGCTTCCGGTAAAACCGTCGCCATGCTTTGGGTCGAGACCGAGAGCGGCCACGCCGCACGGGCAATTTTCGCCGCCCCGCCTGGGGAAAAGCGCGGGCCCATGCGCTATTTCAACCCGTACAACGCACAATTCATGGGCGATGTGGTGGGCCAGGATCTCTTCGCTCTGATACTCAGGCTGCATCGCGTCCTGGCCTTGGAGGATGTAGGTCGACAGATTACCGGTGCCTGCACGCTGATCCTGGTGTTTTTCTGCCTGTCCGGGCTGTACCTGCGCTGGCCACGCCAATGGAAAAGCTGGCGTGCCTGGCTAACCCTCGACTGGGCGAAAAAAGGCCGCAGCTTCAACTGGGACCTGCACTCGGTGGCGGGCACCTGGTGCCTGGCGTTCTATCTGCTGGCGGCCCTGACCGGCCTGACCTGGTCCTACGATTGGTACAACAAAGGCGTGACTCACCTGCTCTCCGATTCCCCCGAAGAAGAACGGGTGCGCAACCGCGGCCCAGCGCCGAGCGGCCCGCCGCCGGTGGCCGACTATCGGGCCATGTGGAGCAGCATCTACAGCGCCGCGGGCCCTGGCCTGATCGCCTACAACGTGCGCATGCCGCCGGTGGCCGGGCAACCGGCAACGGTGTTCTACCTGCTGAAAAACTCGCCTCATGACCGGGCGCTGAACCAGCTCATCCTCGACCCGGCCACCGGTGTCATCAGTGGTCACAGCCGCTACAGCGATAAGAGCCTCAAGGCGCAGTTGCTGACCAGCGTCTACGCCTTGCATATCGGCAGCTATTTCGGCCTGATCGGGCGGATCCTGGTGACGGTCGCCGCGCTGACCATGCCGCTGTTCTTCATCACCGGCTGGTTGCTGTACCTGGACCGTCGCCGCAAGAAGCGCCAAATCAAGAATGCCCGCCAGGAGCTGGGTGCCAACCGCAGCGATGCGCCCGCCTGGCTGATCGGGTTCGCCAGCCAGAGCGGTTTCGCCGAGCAACTGGCCTGGCAGACCGCCGGCCAGCTCCAGGCGGCCGGTTTGCCGGTGAAGGTCCAGCCGCTGGCCGGTGTCAGCGAGCAGGAGCTGAGCAATTGCAGCCACGCCTTGTTCGTCGTCAGCACCTTTGGCGACGGCGAAGGACCGGACAGCGCCCGGGGTTTCGAGCGTAACGTGTTGGGTCGGGCCATGAGCCTGGAGCGCCTGCAGTATTCGGTGCTGGGCCTGGGCGATCGGCAATACGAAAACTTCTGCGGCTTCGCCCGACGCCTGCACACCTGGCTGTCGGAGCACGGCGGCAAGACTCTGTTCGCTCCGGTGGAAGTCGACAGTGGCGACCCTTACGCCTTGCGTCACTGGCAACAGCAATTGGCCGAACTGACCGGCCAGGCTCCGCTGGACACTTGGCAGGCGCCCAGTTTCGAGAACTGGACACTGCACCAGCGCACCTTGCTCAACCCCGAGAGCAGCGGCTCTGGCGTGTATCTGTTGGGCCTCACCGCGCCCGGCCCGAGCAGTTGGCTGGCCGGTGACCTGGTGGAAATCCTGCCGCGCAATGACCTGTCGGCCATCGACCATTTCCTGGAGGGCCTGGGCATCGCCGGCGTTGCTCGCGTGCAGGTCGATGGCTTGCCCCAGCGCCTCGATCAGGCCCTGGCCAACCGCCAACTGCCGGAAAATCGCGCCCATCTGGTGGGCATGCATGCCCAGGCCCTGGTGGATGCCCTGGCGCCACTGGCACTGCGCGAATATTCCATCGCTTCGATTGCCGCCGATGGCCTGCTGGAGCTGATTGTGCGCCAGGAACGTCACGCCGATGGCAACCTGGGTATCGGTTCCGGTTGGCTCACCGAGCATGCGCCGCTGGGCAGTGCCATCAGCCTGCGGGTACGCCGCAATAGCGGCTTCCATCTGCCGCCTCAGGGCGTGCCCATGATATTGCTGGGCAACGGCACCGGTCTGGCCGGCCTGCGCAGCCTGCTCAAGGCGCGGGTGGCCGAGGGCATGCAGCGCAACTGGCTGCTGTTCGGCGAGCGCCAGCGCGAGCATGATTTCCACTGCCGTGATGAGTTACAGGAATGGGTGACCTCCGGCGATCTGGAACGCCTGGACCTGGCGTTTTCTCGGGATCAGGAACAGAAAATCTACGTCCAGGACCGCCTGCGCGAATCCTCGGCCCTGCTCAAGCAATGGCTGGCCGACGGTGCGGCGATCTATGTCTGCGGCAGCTTGCAGGGCATGGCGTCGGGCGTGGATCAGGTGCTCAACGACGTGCTCGGCGCCGCGGCAGTGGAGCGCTTGATCGAACAGGGCCGGTACAGGCGGGATGTCTACTGA